Part of the Bacteroidales bacterium genome is shown below.
TTCGAACCAGTTCACATTCGGATAGCGAAGAGCATTCAAAGGAGTAGAAGGATTCTTATACTCATTCAATGCTGTTTGAGGTATAAGGCCGGTAAATGTACCGTTGTTCATAAGTGCAATATTATACATCGACATTGTTGTATAGGAGTCGATATTATCTGGTATTCTGGTGGCAATCTGTATACCATAGCTGCCTGTAAAATCCATTTTAGGTTTACCGAGCAAACCACGTTTGGTTGTTACAACAATAACACCGTTTGCACCTTTTGCACCGAATACTGCAGTTGCAGAAGCATCTTTAAGTACAGAGATTGCTTCAATTTCGTTTGGGTCGATATTTGTGAAATCGCGTTCCACACCATCAACCAGAACAAGAGGAGCACTACCGTTCCAGCTTGAAAGACCGCGGACAAACAAGTTTGCATTGTCAGATCCGGGTTCTGCATCCTGCTGTATTGTTAATACACCTGAAAGTTTACCTGCGATAGCGTTAGTGACTGATACCTCACCTGCCTGCATCAGGGCTTTGCTGTTTACCTGTGTTATGGCACCAACAACAGATTCTTTTTTCTGTGTTCCATATCCGATAACAACAACTTCCTGAATCTGTGTCAATTCAAGTGCAAGTGCGATATTGACAGGAGTTCCTGCTGTTACCGCGACATCCTGGGATGCATAGCCGATGAAAGAAATCAGGAGGTTTACCTGCATGTTTGATACAGGAATTGAAAATTTACCATTAATATCGGTTAGAGCACCTACAGTGGTTCCTTTCACAACAACGGACACCCCAATAAGAGCTTCACCGGTAGCAGCATCTGTCACCGTACCTGTTACGGTCGCCTGCTGCATATCGCCCAGATTGCCCGGATTAGCCGTGACCACCTGAGTAAATGCTATAGAGCAAAACAGAAACATGATACACAATTTTGACATGATCGATGGCTTAAGCCAGCGATACCTGACAAATTGCAACCGTTTTTCAGTAATTTTTTTCATGCATTTTAAATAATTTGAGTATTAATAATTTGAGCCAATTAAATGGTGGATTCGTGTAGGTTAACGGATTAAGACACTATCCGGGTTTTCTTTGATTTGATCTGTTTTTCATAGTAGTAGGTTGGTTAGTTTATAGGGTATAAAGGATTAATTACCAAAACTTTCGTGTAGGTTAACGGGGTTTTTGCACAAAGAGATTTTCTGGATCAATCTCAATTTCATGGAAGGACGGTTAGTTAGTCAACAAACAAAAAAATCAAAAATCATTCTCAAACAACCAATTGATGGACATTTGGTACTGATCAGGGTTACTCAAAAAGCTGGGTGTTTTGTAACTTAAAATACCAGGTTAGGAGTATTTATGAAGGTCAGGTTACATAATTCCCGGAAGCAATATTAGAAAATAAATTAATCCTTAACAAATTTTAACAAAATATTATTTCTTTTTTTTTTGAACCGGAGGATTTTGGTGTTTGTATATATAATAAGGTATGGAAAACTCTCTGCCCTTCGGGCATCTCCCCGGAGAGGTTTGACTATTATTGCCAAACCCCTCTGCCCTTCGGGCATCTCCCCTGGGAGGGGAGAAAATTCCTGCAATTAAGAGAATTCCTCATAAGTGCAGAAATTCCTCCCCCCGCCGGGGGGAGTGGCCGAAGGCCGAGGGGGTCAACGAATGATGCAGGATTCCCGGGGGGAGTGGCCGAAGGCCGAGGGGGTGTAGGTATGATGCAGTATCCGATAAATTTTGACTTCTTCCTCCAATATCATATATTTATACCTTAATCAACCTAACCAACCTGATTATGAAAAAAGTTACTCTATTCACGGTCATATTTGTTCTTTTAGCCGTTGTCGTTAACGGACAGAAAGTTCCAACAGGTAATCCTGCCGACTTCAAAGTAAAGACTTGTCTGCACTCGGTGAGTTATATGGGCATTTGGCGCGGACAGGCAACTCTTACAGTTGATGAGTTCCTGGTAAAAGCAAAACAACTTGGATTCGACGGTGTTATGCTGGCTGCAAAAAAACCGCATGTCTCTCTGATTGATTATGACGATGCAGCCCGCCAGAAACTGAAAGCAAGAATTAAAGAACTGGGACTGGAACTGGTCTGTCTTGCCGGATATTGTGACTTCACCGCCGGAGTAGATAAAGCCGGGATCCCGAATACCGAGATTCAGGCAATATATATTGGTGAACTGGCACGAATGGCCCGCGACCTCGGTACTAATATGGTCAGAGTCTATACCGGATACGAAAGGCCGGATGTTCCATATGACAAACAGTATTCCCTTGTTGTAGACGGACTTAAAATGGCAGGAAAAATTGCCGCTTCCTATGGAATAACACTCGCAATCCAGAACCATCACGATATAGCTCTCCACCACGAGGCAATGAAATGGCTGCTCGATGAGATCAATCTTCCAAATGTTAAAAGCTGCTTTCGATTGCTGGTCCCCTACCCTTGAAGGCCTTAGCCCGGAAGAAATAAAGCAGGCAGTAAGGACCATGAAACCATATATTGTGCATACTACTACAGCTGATTATAAAGAGCTTCCCCGTTTCAGATATGATCTGAATCAGACTAATTATACAAAAATGGAATCTCAGATGAGAGCTGTCCCAATTGGTCAGGGCTTTCTCGACTATAAATCGTTTATCAATACACTCAAAGAAATAGGCTATCAGGGCTATATAACCTACGAAATGTGCGAGGTGCTTGAAGGCGGGGGATCTGTTGAAAACCTTGATAAGGCGGCAAAGGTATTTCTGGAGTATGTGAAGCAGTTTAGGTAGGACTATAGATTTCCCCTCCTTTTGAAGGAGGGGTGGCCGGGACGACTAATTATCAGACCTTTACATAGTTCATTTCGGCCAAGGTGGTTGATTTTATTAGACTCTTATAGAATACAAAGATAATGAATGACAGGAATTAATTCTTTTCCACCCTGGCGGTAAATTAACTTTGCATAAAAAAACAGATAATTGAGCCACCCTCCTTAAAAATGAGGGGAGAGCTATTTAACCGAATCCTTGTCCTGACAATCGGTTCACTTTTAATCATCACGTCGTGTAAAAAGAGTGCCGACGACCACAATCTGAAGCTATGGTACGACCGGCCCGCAACAATATGGGAAGAGGCTCTGCCCCTTGGAAATGGAAAAACAGGTGCGATGGTTTTTGGCGGGATCATAACAGAGAGGTTTCAGCTGAATGATCTTACACTTTGGTCAGGTTATCCTGAAAGCGGCAATAACCCCGACGGTCCGGAGATCCTTAAGAAAACTCGTGATGCTGTATTTAAAGGAGATTACGCTAAAGCTGGAGAAGAGTGGAAGAAAATTCATGG
Proteins encoded:
- a CDS encoding sugar phosphate isomerase/epimerase, with the protein product MKKVTLFTVIFVLLAVVVNGQKVPTGNPADFKVKTCLHSVSYMGIWRGQATLTVDEFLVKAKQLGFDGVMLAAKKPHVSLIDYDDAARQKLKARIKELGLELVCLAGYCDFTAGVDKAGIPNTEIQAIYIGELARMARDLGTNMVRVYTGYERPDVPYDKQYSLVVDGLKMAGKIAASYGITLAIQNHHDIALHHEAMKWLLDEINLPNVKSCFRLLVPYP